A single region of the Rhizobium grahamii genome encodes:
- a CDS encoding ATP-binding cassette domain-containing protein, protein MVREQSSLPEKGSPILRLRHVSKNFGAVSALTDIELDVHAGEVVALVGDNGAGKSTLVKVLAGVHQPSSGSIEFCGREVSLDNPSRALELGIATVFQDLALCENLDVVANLFLGHEMSPWNLDEVAMEVRAWTLLRELAARIPSVREPIASLSGGQRQTVAIARSLLLDPKIIMLDEPTAALGVAQTAEVLNLIERVRERGLGVIIISHNMEDVRAVADRIVVLRLGRNNGVFSPDASNQELVASITGATENSVSRRLDRKSNQNNEIGGSPA, encoded by the coding sequence TCGGCGCCGTCTCCGCGCTCACCGATATCGAGCTCGACGTTCACGCTGGTGAAGTCGTTGCTCTCGTGGGCGACAACGGAGCTGGGAAATCCACGCTCGTGAAGGTTCTCGCTGGTGTCCATCAGCCAAGCTCCGGATCAATCGAATTCTGCGGGCGAGAAGTTTCGCTCGACAACCCGAGCCGCGCGCTTGAGCTCGGCATTGCGACGGTGTTTCAGGATCTGGCGCTTTGCGAGAACCTTGACGTTGTCGCCAATCTATTTCTCGGTCATGAGATGTCGCCATGGAACCTCGACGAGGTCGCCATGGAGGTGCGGGCATGGACCCTGCTGAGAGAGCTCGCAGCGCGTATTCCCTCCGTGCGCGAGCCCATCGCCTCGCTTTCGGGTGGCCAGCGCCAGACGGTCGCGATTGCCCGCTCGCTGCTTCTTGATCCCAAGATCATCATGCTCGACGAGCCGACCGCGGCCCTCGGCGTGGCCCAGACGGCAGAGGTCCTCAACCTCATCGAGCGCGTACGCGAACGCGGTCTCGGCGTCATCATCATCAGTCACAACATGGAGGACGTGCGCGCCGTTGCCGACCGTATCGTCGTCCTGCGACTGGGACGCAATAACGGCGTGTTCAGCCCCGACGCGTCGAACCAGGAACTTGTGGCGTCCATCACCGGCGCGACGGAGAATTCGGTTTCCCGCCGTCTTGACCGCAAGTCGAACCAGAACAACGAGATAGGCGGGAGCCCCGCATGA